Proteins encoded within one genomic window of Esox lucius isolate fEsoLuc1 chromosome 12, fEsoLuc1.pri, whole genome shotgun sequence:
- the ctnnbip1 gene encoding beta-catenin-interacting protein 1 — MNREEAPGKSPEEMYIQQKVRVLLMLKKMGSNLTQNEEAFLRNYAGVVHAQMSQLPQHNIDQGAEDVVMAFSRQETEDRRQ; from the exons ATGAACCGTGAGGAGGCCCCAGGGAAGTCTCCTGAAGAGATGTACATCCAGCAGAAGGTGCGGGTCCTTCTCATGCTAAAGAAGATGGGATCAAAT CTGACACAGAATGAGGAGGCATTTCTACGGAATTATGCCGGAGTGGTTCACGCTCAAATGAGCCAGCTACCACAACACAACATTGACCAGG GTGCGGAGGATGTGGTAATGGCTTTTTCGCGACAAGAAACCGAAGACCGGCGGCAGTGA